The proteins below are encoded in one region of Bacillota bacterium:
- a CDS encoding DUF3795 domain-containing protein, translated as MIAFCGLVCSECPVFSATQKDDAQHKTEIAKSWSRYYGFELEPKDINCDGCLTENGRLFKHCKVCNIRACCQERQIENCAHCFDFACNELNEIFKAIPEAKIKLYQIKDNL; from the coding sequence ATGATAGCCTTCTGTGGTTTAGTTTGTTCTGAATGCCCTGTTTTTTCGGCAACACAAAAAGATGACGCCCAACACAAAACTGAAATCGCTAAATCATGGTCCAGGTATTACGGTTTTGAGCTTGAACCTAAAGATATAAATTGCGATGGATGTTTAACTGAGAACGGCCGGCTGTTTAAACATTGCAAAGTTTGCAATATAAGAGCGTGTTGTCAAGAGCGGCAAATAGAAAACTGCGCACATTGTTTTGATTTTGCCTGCAATGAGCTAAATGAAATATTCAAGGCCATACCTGAAGCAAAGATAAAGCTATATCAAATTAAGGATAACCTTTAA